GCCAATTTCTTTCAATTTCTACTTGCGCTTTTTGCACAGAAACTAAAGCTTGCATTAAGGATATTTGGTTCGCATTGGCTTTATTTACTGCATCAATAATGTGGATGGCATACTCATCTGAGACTCGTTTTAATTGCGATAAGGGAACCACTCGATCGTCATAGATGGTTTGAATCTGATAATTAATCCGATTAAAAGAATAAATAGCATAAAATCCAACTATGCATAAAGTCACTAAGGGAAGACCAAACCCTAAGTATAGCTTTTCGCTCAGTTTCACGACGGAACCTCCTATGGGATAGGGTGACGCTACGCGCTCCGGTCAGTTTTGAGAAGCTTGTTTCTGAGAAGGGGGTATATGAATACGATAAAAAGCATCAATACTGATGCAACCGTTAAAACACGGAATATTCGATCTTGATTCCAACGGAAAAATACGTTAAATAACTGAATTTTGTAGTCCTCTCAATTATAGCCTAGATTGATGGAGAGGAACTAAAAAAAACTTTAATTTTGTTTGTAATTTAAAGGATCACAAAAGGATTCAATACCAGATTTCAAGACATACAAAACCACGGGAGTAACTAGAAGAGGAGGACAGACTTGTGCCGCTTTCAGGGTGCTAACGACAGCCGTGAGTTGTCCTTGCTGAAAATAGCTCTGACAGGGATCTTGGCATAAAATAACCCGACAGCGTTTGGCGACTCCAGATAACCAGTCGGTGCGATCGGGTTGTTGTCCGGCTTGAATGCCAAGGGAGAGGGCTGCATCTTCGAGATCTCCTTCACAGTCTTCAATTTGGTCTAAGGCTTCTAGGGCTTCCGGCTCGGCGGCTAACTCCGTGCGATAATGGGCGATCTCTTGGGAAGAAAGGACAATCGTCATAAGAATCTGGCAGTGGAGAACGGGAATAATGGTAACATCAGGTAAGCCATTATGCTCTTTGAAGACCTGCCAGCGCCGAGAATGGATATGTTGACTGACCTTGAACAACAATTAGCTGACCTCAAACAAGCCGCAGTGGAGGCGATCGCCTCTTGCGAGGATCTCCAGAAGCTTGAGGAACTGCGGGTGACTTATCTGGGCAAAAAAGGTCAGTTACCTAAAGTATTGGGCGGAATGGGGAAATTAGACCCCGGCGATCGCCCCCGCATCGGTGCAGTCGCGAACGAGGTAAAGACGGCCCTGTTTGCGGCGATCGAGGGCAAAAAGAGCGCCTTACAACAGGCGGAAATTGAAGCCAAACTTGAAGCCGAAACTCTGGATGTGACTATGCCTGGGGTCTATCGTCCCCAAGGACGCACTCATCCGTTGAATAGTACGTTTGATCGGGCGATCGATATCTTTGTCGGCCTCGGCTATACCATTGCCGCCGGCCCAGAAATGGAAACCGACTACTATAATTTTGAAGCCCTCAATACTCCCCCCGACCATCCCGCTAGAGATATGCAAGATACTTTCTATCTCCCCGATGGTAATCTCCTCCGCACCCATACCTCCTCAGTGCAAATTCGCTACATGGAGAAGAATGACCCCCCCATCCGCATTGTGGCTCCCGGACGCTGCTATCGTCGCGATACTGTCGATGCTACCCATGCGGCGGTTTTCCACCAAATGGAGTTGCTGGCAGTGGATGAAGGTCTCACGTTTACAGACTTGAAAGGCACAGTTAAAGAATTTCTCACCCAAATGTTTGGGGAGGTGGATATCCGCTTTCGAGCCAGTTATTTCCCCTTTACGGAACCCTCCGCAGAAGTGGATGTGCAATGGAATGGCAAATGGTTGGAGGTCTTAGGCTGCGGCATGGTAGACCCGAATGTATTAAAAGCGGTAGGCTACGATCCAGAAATTTATACCGGGTTTGCGGCGGGGTTTGGGATTGAACGCTTTGCCATGGTATTGCATCAAATTGACGATATTCGCCGATTTTACAGCAGCGATCTGAGGTTTTTACGCCAGTTTTAAGGAGTGGAGGAGCCAAGGAACCGATGACTAGCCTATTGATCAAAATGGCTAGAATTTGGTAATCTGGCTATGGTGGATGACTCCGATCTGTCCACAGGCATCCGTATAATACCACCCTCCACCATCAGACCCATAAATATTGATTTCCCTGCGATCGCTCACCGAACACAAAATATCTCCATTGGGCGAGACTCTAACATTTGAGGGAGGATCGAAAACAAGCGCTTGACGACTCCTAGGAACATTGGTTTCCTCAATGCGATAACTGCAAACAATTTCTAGCATTCTCTGGGTGGCTTCCGACTGAGGACGGTTCACTTGTCGCTCTGGAAATGAGACCCAATGCCCTTGAACGCAGTTTGCTTGACTCACTACTTTGTCATTGCCCAAGAAATAGACAAAATCCACACTTTCAGGACTCGCTGGAGCAATGGAACAGAGATCGACATTGATACTTTGTCCCCCCACTGCCGTCCCTGCGAAATAGTTACAAGTTTGCGCTAAACTTGGCTTACTCTCTAGGGTGAAGAGAGAGGCGAATAGGGTACAGCTAAGACTGAAGAGTAAAGTGATTTTTTTCATGGTTCTAACCCTCTATTAGCCATGATGATATCATTTGTAGGGGCGAGCGGCCGGAAAGCCCCTACTACAGATACGGGTATTCTAGACAGGTTGTGTGTGTATTGTCGTGTCTCAACCTTAATCGAATTGACTATACCCTGGTCGGGGGGGGTTCAGGCGATCGATAAAAAAATTCCTCCAGACTCTAGCCAATTTTGTAAACATTTGTTAAGATAGTTATCATAAACAAACACAGGAGTCCGAAAAAATGCCATATACCACAGAAGAAGGCGGCCGTCTCAACAACTTTGCTAGAGAGCCGAAAGTATATCAAGCAGAACCTCCAACCCAATCTCAAAAAACCCAATACGCAATTATGGGTGGTATCGCCGCAGTATTCGTAGGACTTCTCTTCTTTATTTCCTTTGCTGTTAGCTAGTGTCAAACAACCCTCAAGTTGGGTCGTCGTAACTCTCTCTCCTCTCTCCCCTCTAGATAGTATTCTGGAGGGGTTATTGTTGTTTCTATTCCCTAGTCTATTCTAAATACTCCCTGAAACCCATGACTCCAGCGATTCTGATTCAAAATCTCAAAAAACGGTATGGCAACATTGATGCGGTGAAAGATGTATCCCTAGATGTTCAACCGGGGGAAATCTTCGGTTTACTAGGGCCCAATGGAGCCGGAAAAACAACGACTTTGCGGTGTTTATGTACACTTAGCACTCCCGATGGTGGAACAGTGGAAGTGGCGGGAATTTCGGTGGTCGATTATCCGAAAGCCACGCGACAACTCTTAGGGTATGTAGCCCAGGAAGTGGCTCTAGATAAGGTGTTAACGGGTCGAGAATTATTGAACCTGCAAGCTTCTCTCTATCATATTCCTCGGAAGGAAATTGGCGATCGCGTCCAAGAGATGATTAACCGCTTGGGTATTCAAGAGTACGCCGATCAGAAAACGGGAACCTATTCGGGGGGAATTCGCAAACGTTTAGATTTGGCGGCCGGACTGTTGCACCAACCCAAGGTATTGGTGTTAGATGAACCCACTGTGGGCTTAGATATTGAAAGTCGGGTGGTGGTGTGGGACTTCCTGCGGGAGCTGCGAGCGTCGGGAACGACGGTTTTAATCACCAGCCATTACCTGGAAGAAGTGGATGTTTTAGCCGATCGCGTGGCGATTATTGACCAAGGTAAGGTGATTGCTTGCGGAACTCCTTCAGACCTGAAAACCGAAGTAGGGGGCGATCGCATTACCCTGCGAATTCGGGAATTTTGCCCCCCCGATGAAGCCGAACAAGCCAAAAGCCTCCTGCAAGCATTACCCAGCGTTCAAGAGGTGATTATCAACAGCGCTCAGGGCAATTCCTTGAACTTAGTGGTCAACAGCGATCCGACGGCTACCCAATCCACCGTATTAATTGACGTGCAACACGCCTTAAATCAAGCGGGATTACCTGTCTTTAGTATTGCCCAATCTCGACCCAGTTTAGATGATGTTTACCTCGCGGCGACCGGACGCACCCTCATGGATGCGGAACTGGCCGCAGCAGGTACGCGCGATTTGAAGAAAGAACGCAAACAAAATATGCGTTAATCTCAAATCGTAGAGACCCTTTAAAACTGTGGATTCTGAACCGAAATAAACCTATGACTGTTACATCCCCTCAATCGAATCTTGACTTGGATCTAACGACCCTGAAAGAACGTTCCCAATTCTCCTTGGGCGAACTGATACAAGAAACCCTAGCTCTGACTCAGCGCCTGTTTATCCAACTCCAGCGCCGTCCGGCAACCCTAATTGCTGGGGTGATTCAGCCTCTGATGTGGTTAGTCCTCTTTGGGGCGCTATTTCAAAATGCTCCCGAAGGATTTTTAGGCGATCGCCTCAACTATGGGCAATTCCTAGGCGCAGGAGTGATCGTCTTTACCGCCTTCTCCGGGGCCCTCAATGCCGGACTTCCCGTCATGTTTGACCGCGAGTTTGGCTTTCTCAACCGTCTGCTCGTCGCTCCCCTCAGCTCTCGCTACTCCATTGTCCTCGCCAGTGCCATCTATATCGTCACCCTCGCCCTCATTCAAACGGCTGCGATCATGATTGCCGGGATCTTTCTGGGGGCAGGATTTCCCAGTCTCCCTGGACTCGCTCTCATTACCCTGATTATTCTCCTGTTGGTTTTAGGGGTAACTGGAGTCAGTTTAGGCCTGAGCTTTGCCCTTCCTGGCCATATCGAACTGATCGCCGTCATTTTCGTGGTTAACTTGCCCCTCCTGTTTGCCAGTAGCGCCCTGGCTCCCCTCTCCTTTATGCCCCAGTGGTTACAAATTGTCTCTAGTCTCAATCCCCTCAGTTATGCCATTGAGCCGATTCGCTATCTTTATACTCATTCCGATTGGGGATTGGGTAGTATGGTAATGGCTGCTCCCTGGGGTGATATTTCCCTCGGAGGGTGTTTAGTGGTGCTATTGATCGTGGATGCGATCGCCCTCCTCGGAATTCAACCCCTACTGCGTCGTCGTTTATCCTAGTTCCTGATTTTCCAGAGGTTCCATGTTTAGCAAACCCTTAAACTACACCTTGTTTACCCTACTCACCGGCCTAGGGTTAGGCCTGTGGACTCAAGCCACTTTTGCCCAAACCACCATCGATCCCCTAGAAGAGATTCAAAGTCAAGATGGGAGTTCTGGTGTTTTCTCAAGTCAGGGCGGAAATAGCCAGTTTTTTGACTTAATGCACAACCTACAACGGGGAAATAATCTTAGAAACCCCGAACAATTCAGCATCGACCAACAACAAAACCTCGATGATGCTGCCGCTAAATTCCGCCAACAGCAACTCGAACGACTCAACAACAGCTCTGAGTCTATCCAACCCCCGGAAGAACCAACTCCATAATTTCTATACTTCTGTTTCAGAAGTGCTAGTTTTTCCCCTAGGTGCGCTACTCTAAGCTAACGCACCTTTGTTTTTCTTATTGCCTATTGCCCATTACAATCAAGCCTATTGCCTGTTCCCTATGGTAATTGTGACTGAAGTCTTGCCAATGATCAAACTCTGCTCTAGTCTCAAGTAGGTCTGAACATTAGCGCAATAGGCTAACCTGGTTAGTGACGATCACTTAACCCTCCTCACCCAGACCCTTGAATCTGAATTGAGATTGAGACAATTATGCAAAGTAAAGAACCTGAAAAAACTCCAACTCCAGCTCCGACTCCCACCCCAGCTCCGGTATCGGCCCCTGCTCCGACTCCTAAAGCTGAGTTGATCGAGTCTCCTGCGTCCTCTCCGGTGATGTCTTCTTCCTCTGGACAAGACACCGTTAACCAAGTGCTGACGATTCTCTCTCGGTTAACGGACTATGTAGGTGAATTTTTTGTTACCTATCAAAAACCCTTAATCAACGTAGCCCTAGTCATCACTGCTTTGGTCGCTGTTTACCTCACCTTGGCAGTCTTGGATGCGGTGAATCATATCCCCCTTCTGGGCTTTATCCTTGCCCCTCTGTTTGAATTGGTGGGAATTATCTATGCTGCTTGGTTTGTTTGGCGCTATATGCTCAAAGCCTCGACTCGTCAAGAACTCTACAAAGATATTTCCGGTTTAACCTCTCAGGTAACGGGGGGGCAAAAAGCCGATTCATAAATCCGGGTGGCGATCGGATATTCTGCGATCGGGTGGTTGATGCCACCCGATATTTTTTTTGTTTTTATAGCGTTTGCCTTTGGGAATCGGTAATATAACTCTGGAAATTGTCAGTGAGTGCAGCGATCTATTTGAGTAAACCTGGAGTTAATCAATCATGGAAGTGAACCCGGACAACGAGCGTCAAGTTCAGCGAGGAGCATCGAAAGTATTCGGCATTGGATTGACTCGTACAGGAACCAAAAGTCTCACGTATGCTCTCTATCGGTTGGGGATGCGTACTGTTCATTTTCCTGACGATCCAACCACTTTACAGGAGTTAATGTCTGGAACTTATAATTTTTCTGTGCTTTCTCAATGGGATGGGATTACGGATATTACGGTGTCAGCTTATTATCCCCATCTCGATCGCCTCTATCCCAACAGTAAGTTTATCCTCACGGTTCGCAACAAGCAAGAGTGGCTAGACTCTCTAGAACCCTATTGGCGAGAGCGGGCTGCCTTTAGTGACTCACCGGTTGAATCTCCTGAACGGGAGGTGCAGATGAAACTGAGACGATTTTTAAGAGCCACGGTTTATGGCTGCTATGACTTCAACCGCGATCGCCTCTCCTATGTTTACGATCTACACTATCAAAATGTGGTGAACTATTTTCGCGATCGCCCCCAATCCCTACTCATCTTAGATATCTGCGGTGGAGAAGGATGGGAGAAACTCTGTACCTTTTTCAATCAACCTCTCATTTCTGAACCGTTTCCTAAAGTTCTGCAAGAGAAAATCGTCAAAGATTTGGTCGATTATCCCTCCCCAATTCCTCCACCCAGAGTCATGTCCGCCATAGCAGAACCCACGGCTTGACTTAAAGGATTAATCAAACAGTGCCAGTCCTAGATCTCTCAAGAAAGGGTTAAAAAATTCTTTAAATCGTTTGCGATTGAGTTCAAACAGGGTTTGTTGAATGGAGACCCACCACTTGGGTTGAAAATAATACCGCCACCGAGATAGAGCCACCACTCTGGCCATACCCGGATATTCTCCGAGGAGCGATCGAATCGTTTCTTCTAAAATCGGTTGCTCGTATAACATGGGATAAGGCCAAGTATGATGGAGAAAATAGGGAAGATTGTTGGGGTCGAGGGGTCGAGCTTTCACCCAAAAATTATAGCTCTCATCCAAAAGATCGTACTCTAATCCCATTTTGATAATCGCCACAGCTAAACTAACCTGTTCCCGAAAATAAGGATTATCCCTCATCGCTCCAGAAGAATTGATTCTATGGAAGCACTCAAACCATTCTTGAGCTAAGATCGGCCCTAATTCAGACTTAACCCCAATAAAACCAGAATTGAAATAGGGCGGTTGCATTTCACCACTAAATAAAGTTTCAATTTCAGTAGTGGGTACAGATAAGTTTACAGCCGCATAAATCGCGTTCCAATTTCTTCCCGTCGCTCGAAAAGTTGAAGCCACATTGATCGGAATTGAGAAGCGCTCATCTCCATAAAATTTTCGTAAACAGAGCATATCCGAATCCAAAAAGACAAGCTGATCCATTGCCGTCGGAATCTGAAGGCAGTAAATTTTATTCGTCAGCAGGTCGCCGAGCGTATTGCCTGGAATATAGTTTTCAAAATAAACAATCCGAACCCCCATTTCTTCTAGCAATGCCAAAGTTCTCGGCTGGGGGATGCCCCATTTATCAAAGGGAGTGGGTAAGGCAGCAATCAACTCATATTCACATTGAATAAATCGCTTCAGAGAAGCAGCCAAAAGAAGGGACATCCCTTCAATTTCACCCTGTTGACAAACAAAGACAAAAGCATAACTTTGAACATTTTTTTCCGTTAGATCTGAATGCATCAAGGTAATAATAGCCTTTAAACTTTGGGTTCGGGGTAAACATCCGTTCGTTTGTTGAGATGAGGGAAAGGAACGTCAGGAATCGGAAGTTCTAGAAAAGGACAGAGTTTTTCCCAGCCTTCTCCCTGGGTAATATCGAGTCTGAGTAGATCGTTCGGACGGTTTTGAAAGTAACGATGGACATCTTCATGATATCGATAGTAAGCCGTAATGAATTTTTGCCGATCAAACGTAACAGACTCATACACTAACATCCGTCGTAAAATCGCAATATCAACGGTTGTGGCGGGATATTTGGTGTAGATAAATTCCGCCGATGCTAACCAGGAATCTAAGTCTCGATAGTATAAAACGAACTTAGAGTTAGGATATTTGTAATCCAAATATTTATAATAAATTACACATCCAATATCCGATGCTGCATCAAGTTCGCCTAAGTCCTCAAAGCGAGGATTATGCTTAACCCGCTCATACCCTAAAATTCGTACCGCTTCACAAAATGTGGTTGTACCTGTACGAGGTAAACCAATATTCCAGACTCGGTATTTCCAAGGGGTTTTCTCAGATATTTCTTCTGGCATGATTCCGGAAACTGTCCTGTGTTCTATGACGTTGAATACAGATTATTTAAATTATTTTGGCTATAATACCACAAAAAATCAGGGTGTAAAGCAATAAGATCTTGAAAAAATTAGCACTCAGGTGGGCAGGCTCTGGTTGTAGAATTTGAATAATATTGTGAGTTTTTCATTCCCACCCAAGAGTGACTTATTTAACCGGAGAATGTTTTTAATATCCATACCTACTGCTGCCCTGTAGCCACCAGAAACCCGGTTTCTTGGAGAAACCGGGTTTCTAACCACACCCCAATTCCCTAGATTCAAAGGGATTAACAATATTGAGTTGCTCCGAAACCCTTAACCCATCTTGCATATCTTCAGAATACAAAATATCTGCACCACCGGCTAACGCACTCGCCACAATCAGACTATCCCAAAACGAGAGACTATAACTCATGCGTAAATCAGAAGCAGATTGTAGAATGTCGAGATTAAATTTCACCACTTGACAACGATTATACAGGGATTGAATCACCGCTCTAACTTGAGTTTCATCAAAATTGGCTTTTTTAATTAGATTCACTGAAATCTCATTAATGACCTGGGTACTAATAATCAGATTCGCTTGGTTAGTAATCGCAGTAGCAATCTTGAGCTTTCGTTGTCTTTCCTGAGCTTCTATTCGTTGGTCATCAAAGAACCGATAAAGCCAAACGTTAGTATCAATAAACTTCAAGTCCATTAAACTTCATCCATCGTTAACGGTCATAAATTTCTTCACGGCTCAGGAAACCATCTACTTGAATCGGATGGTCTGTCAAATCATCAATAATATCTCGACTTTTATTGTATTGATAACCAGACAATTTATCCAGTTCATTTTTAGCCTTAAACGCTTCAATAATAGTTTGGATTTGTTGAATTTGTTCTGAATTGAGTCCACTGACATTAATGGTTTTAATCATATTTAGCCTCAAAGATCAGTCGCCAGTAGGGGCGGGTTATACCCAAATCTAGAATACCCACCAATCAATTCCCTAAACCCGCCCCATTCCCTTTATACCCAAATCTAGGATACCCACCAATCAATTCCCTAGGAACCAGAGAAACCCGGTTTCTCCCAGAAACCGGGTTTCTAACCCCCACCGAGCCGTTCCTCATACTCCTCATACACCGCCTCATCCAAGCGCCGCGCCTCTTGCCATAGCTTCTGGGCACGCTCCACCTCTCCATTCTGGGCTAGGGCTAGACCTTGCTGTATCCGCAACTCGGCAATTGA
The genomic region above belongs to Roseofilum capinflatum BLCC-M114 and contains:
- the pheS gene encoding phenylalanine--tRNA ligase subunit alpha; translated protein: MLTDLEQQLADLKQAAVEAIASCEDLQKLEELRVTYLGKKGQLPKVLGGMGKLDPGDRPRIGAVANEVKTALFAAIEGKKSALQQAEIEAKLEAETLDVTMPGVYRPQGRTHPLNSTFDRAIDIFVGLGYTIAAGPEMETDYYNFEALNTPPDHPARDMQDTFYLPDGNLLRTHTSSVQIRYMEKNDPPIRIVAPGRCYRRDTVDATHAAVFHQMELLAVDEGLTFTDLKGTVKEFLTQMFGEVDIRFRASYFPFTEPSAEVDVQWNGKWLEVLGCGMVDPNVLKAVGYDPEIYTGFAAGFGIERFAMVLHQIDDIRRFYSSDLRFLRQF
- the psb34 gene encoding photosystem II assembly protein Psb34; translation: MPYTTEEGGRLNNFAREPKVYQAEPPTQSQKTQYAIMGGIAAVFVGLLFFISFAVS
- a CDS encoding ABC transporter ATP-binding protein: MTPAILIQNLKKRYGNIDAVKDVSLDVQPGEIFGLLGPNGAGKTTTLRCLCTLSTPDGGTVEVAGISVVDYPKATRQLLGYVAQEVALDKVLTGRELLNLQASLYHIPRKEIGDRVQEMINRLGIQEYADQKTGTYSGGIRKRLDLAAGLLHQPKVLVLDEPTVGLDIESRVVVWDFLRELRASGTTVLITSHYLEEVDVLADRVAIIDQGKVIACGTPSDLKTEVGGDRITLRIREFCPPDEAEQAKSLLQALPSVQEVIINSAQGNSLNLVVNSDPTATQSTVLIDVQHALNQAGLPVFSIAQSRPSLDDVYLAATGRTLMDAELAAAGTRDLKKERKQNMR
- a CDS encoding ABC transporter permease → MTVTSPQSNLDLDLTTLKERSQFSLGELIQETLALTQRLFIQLQRRPATLIAGVIQPLMWLVLFGALFQNAPEGFLGDRLNYGQFLGAGVIVFTAFSGALNAGLPVMFDREFGFLNRLLVAPLSSRYSIVLASAIYIVTLALIQTAAIMIAGIFLGAGFPSLPGLALITLIILLLVLGVTGVSLGLSFALPGHIELIAVIFVVNLPLLFASSALAPLSFMPQWLQIVSSLNPLSYAIEPIRYLYTHSDWGLGSMVMAAPWGDISLGGCLVVLLIVDAIALLGIQPLLRRRLS
- a CDS encoding CAAD domain-containing protein; translation: MQSKEPEKTPTPAPTPTPAPVSAPAPTPKAELIESPASSPVMSSSSGQDTVNQVLTILSRLTDYVGEFFVTYQKPLINVALVITALVAVYLTLAVLDAVNHIPLLGFILAPLFELVGIIYAAWFVWRYMLKASTRQELYKDISGLTSQVTGGQKADS
- a CDS encoding sulfotransferase family protein, encoding MEVNPDNERQVQRGASKVFGIGLTRTGTKSLTYALYRLGMRTVHFPDDPTTLQELMSGTYNFSVLSQWDGITDITVSAYYPHLDRLYPNSKFILTVRNKQEWLDSLEPYWRERAAFSDSPVESPEREVQMKLRRFLRATVYGCYDFNRDRLSYVYDLHYQNVVNYFRDRPQSLLILDICGGEGWEKLCTFFNQPLISEPFPKVLQEKIVKDLVDYPSPIPPPRVMSAIAEPTA
- a CDS encoding sulfotransferase family protein → MPEEISEKTPWKYRVWNIGLPRTGTTTFCEAVRILGYERVKHNPRFEDLGELDAASDIGCVIYYKYLDYKYPNSKFVLYYRDLDSWLASAEFIYTKYPATTVDIAILRRMLVYESVTFDRQKFITAYYRYHEDVHRYFQNRPNDLLRLDITQGEGWEKLCPFLELPIPDVPFPHLNKRTDVYPEPKV
- a CDS encoding PIN domain-containing protein, with amino-acid sequence MDLKFIDTNVWLYRFFDDQRIEAQERQRKLKIATAITNQANLIISTQVINEISVNLIKKANFDETQVRAVIQSLYNRCQVVKFNLDILQSASDLRMSYSLSFWDSLIVASALAGGADILYSEDMQDGLRVSEQLNIVNPFESRELGCG